Genomic window (Magnolia sinica isolate HGM2019 chromosome 6, MsV1, whole genome shotgun sequence):
TAATATACAAACTATATTTGATCATGGTGTTTCTCTTATCTAGAATGTTTATGTTAAATAACTCCAAGACATGGTTTCTTACTTCTTCTGTATGTTTTCTGTAACATTGGTTTCCTGCAAGTAGCTACATTGTATGTTTCCATCTCTCAAAAGCTATGCTGTATCTCTTCTTTCATCTGCAAATAACTATTCGTTTCATCTACTAATCAACCAACTAGAATCATTCAGCTACTGATATTTTTGAACTCTTCTAGTTAAACTGCTTGCTGTAGTATACTCCACTGAATCTCTATTGCAGCTGATAATCTGcaacattttttcttttattttttgcatcCAGTTGTCATCCATTCTTGATGCATTTAATTAGGTCGTTTTTCTTGATAATGGTGTGCTGACCCTTCTGAAAAAAACTTTCTATTATTAGGTCTCTTCAGGGAAATAGGCTTACTGGGAAGATTCCAGAAGTGATAGGACTCATGCAAGCTCTTGCTGTTTTGTAAGTTTTGTACTGTCTTCtcaaattcttttcattttttttttttcaaaatttcttttcttcctgAATAACTGCATGCATCTTTTCTTGTGCTGTGAAGAAAACATTCCAGCAATTTGGGTTGTGCTTTAAATGGTTGGCAGAAGTTCTATGATATATCTGCTGACCATATCACACGCTCTCTCATTTACCTGGCATTGGAACTGGCCATGGCAGAGGTGCATATTGGGACAACTTTCGCATATCATCTCTTAATTTCTGCCCTTCAATGGTTGAGTTTCCCGCACTGTGGCCTCAATTATTGGTCATGTTTATGAGTTGTGTGAGCTTATCTTTGAACCAGTGATTCCTAACCAGTCTCTTGGTCTCATTTCAAAGTCATATGTTCTATTTTCCTTATATTGCTTAATATATTGTTTATTGTGCAAGTCCTATTCATCAATAGTTCAGGTTTGATATTAGAGTTCGGCCAGAAGCTGGAGAGTCTAACATATCTGTAAGTCTTAACCAGAAGATATTAGAGTTGGGCCAGTCATTTGTCTTCAATTGAACATATTCTAATTTACAATGATGTCTTTGTACAGAGGCTTGCAGTTATTAAGTGCACATGTTTTCATTAGTATATTTATGCTTTTACCAATCTGTATTTTCTTTGAAACTGCAGAAACTTCTCTTCGAACAATTTCAAAGGGAGGATCCCTGTTGAGTTAGGGCGCATAATCAATCTTGATACTCTGTAAGTTGCAATGCAAGCTTTCAATGGTTATGTTGTGGTCAATTATTTTATACGTAGGGTTTTTAGGGTTGATTTTGGTTAATAAAGTCCACTGCGATTGGTATGCAAGCATCGGATGGGATTTTGGCTACTAGGAAGAGCAGTTTGAGAAAAGTGGAGGGAGCCTGGATGAGATCTTGGTCAAACATCAGTCAGTGCTTGAAAAGGAGAAGTTGGCCATGGCCCAACAATCTGTTAATGCTGAGCATTCAGAAACGCGTCGAGAAGCAAGAGAGGGAGTTGCAAGAAGCATGGGGAGGACTGAGCTTGGGAAATTCTATAAGACCCCATCTTTCAAAACTGGAGCGAGAAAAGGCAAGCAGCGCAGATTGTTTCTTGTTTCACATTTTTCTTaatcagcttcttcttctttttctaattctGTTTTTCCTTTGTTTAtctcatttcttttttttctttttttttccttctcaggCTGCTTGGAAAAGAGCTGAGGAAGAGGAGCAAACGCGAGCAAGGGGCTGAATTGCTAGATTTCAAGACCAAGCAGTAATTATCAGCTTCCTGTTCCACCTTGTTTTGTTCATGAGCCTGCTATGTCTACCAGCTGAGTTGGATTTTGAATCCTAGTCACCCGTGCAGGAACTGGGCCCCTCACCTAACCCCATGTGTTTTTCCCAACaatgatttttcttttatcagattacTGCCAACCTTGTTTGAAGAAGAGCAAGGGAGTACCAACCGTgtgatttttcttttatcagattgcTGCCAACCTTGATTGAAGAAGAGCAAGGGAGCACCAACCATGTGAATTTCTTTTATCAGATTGCTGCTACCTTCTCACTGAAGGTGTAATATTCAATTTTTTCATTCAGCATTccttaaaaaaaatcaacaatgttTTTCCACTGCCATCTTTTCTGCCTTTCAATTGTGAGTATATATGGCTTAtgcttttcttttcccttcatctgttcGGCCACTGCCATTCGAAACTGACTGATTTGCCTACAACTATGTAAGTAGGGCTCCATGggtcaatgatccagaccattgaattgAGCTCATCCGACCCATCGTGGATGGACTTCCCAAaagatctcccagattggaagattgtAGCCCAAATGTTGGCTTTTCAAGTTGATGTTGAAATGGTAATGTATCTTTCTTAATAATGTGAAGTTGTCCTATCATTTTGAggatggtccacccatggtgggcgCCTAAGAGCCCATCAATAGTATTGGGCGCCTAAGCCCCTCGTGACCTTCCTCATGCACAACTTTGTATCAAGGTTTGATTCATCATCCTGAGCTGTTTATAGTTTTGTTGAAAACTTAAATGTCTAAACATGTTTGTTGCATCAAGACACGAGTACTCTAATTTTTAAGTTTATGACTTCCTGGCTGTTTATATGAGATATTACCTTTCTTGGCCAGGCTGTGGACTCAATGGGGAGAACAGAATAATCGTTGCAGTAGGAACCTACGCGGTCAGCTTTGAAGACTTTTAGGAGGGCAAaatcaaagatcaagtgggcttATGGATTGTTAGGGTGGTggtgatgttgttgttgttgttgttttttttttttttttttggcttgtaAATAgtagtaaattgttgttgttgctaGGTTTTGTGGCTGGTTGTTTTCTCAGCCGTAGATTTCAGGCTCTTTTTCCAAAGTTTTTTTTGgtggggtgttcaatcactatACTCTCTCcaataatatggtccacctgagatttttgggctcatggtttTTTCCCTCTTCCTATATCCCTCGTCCATAGATATAGCGTTTGAATCAATATTCTTCCTATATGAGTTGATATTATTAAATTCTAATTCCTTCCCAATACCTTCCCTGAATGAGGTTGCTATAATATCTACCCAACAACAAGTGGTGGAGGCGTCTCATGCATCTCATGCATAAGCCTTTACGTGCCAACGTGGCACATGGTCATGACATCCAAGACGTTCATCAGGTGCAGTCCACTGTAGATTCCCTGACACTAGAATCAAGCTGCtacactcatcagatgggccaaaaTGTCAGGCTCTATCGGATGGCTTAGAAGAACTTGgccaaaaatataaaagaaaaatcttcTGTTATGTAAGCTGTGAACCACCTGACGAGCGGAGTGGACTGACCTCACTTTCCTGGAAGGGAATCTAaggacggtctggatctcacgCTTGTGCATGCCATGTTGGGACGACAGAAACAGATTGGGTGGTGAATCTAGGCCAAAATGTTCAATCCAACAATGCAGTAGTTTGGATGgtagatttcatataatattCACTATTATTTATAATCTAAGGCTACGGATCAAATCCAAATGGCGTCTCTGTGTCCATAGTCTTTTCCTGTTTTCCTCTCACACTTATGATTTAGGGCGGCCCGAAAAACCGCCGGTAAAAGGTGCTGGCTGCCGGTAAAACCTTTACCAACCGAGCCTTTGCTGGCTGTTGCTTGACAGCCGGTAAAATATTTACCAGCGGTTTTTTGGACCTTTGCCGGCTGTTTTGACCGCCGGGAAAGGCCCATTTTGTTGCAGTGAGATATTATAGAATAACACCCTTTGATGAGAGAGATGAGCAAGAGGCTCTGAGAAAACTATTGGGTAACCAATAGCGTAGTACCATGTGGGAAATGTGAAAAGAACCACCATCGGAGAGTGAAATAGAACATGAAACCGTGAGCTTTGAAGTGGTGGGAGGAGAGATCTTTAACTGAAGAGATATAGCAACCAGTATATCTTAGCTAGTGGGACGCAAACGTGCCTCTAGCCCGAGTTGGGTCAAGCGTCAGGCATGGGGCCGATTCTCGACCAAACTCACCAGAGTTGCAATAACTTAAAACTACCCATTTTAGACATTACAAATCAATAGAAAAACAACAGATGCCATGATGTATATCAAGAATATGGAAACTAATACCCCATCAAGCTTGATGCTGGCTCCTAGCTTGTAGTGATGCTATGTGGAGCTACTTTGGTATAGGTGCAATTAGTTGTGCAGAACTCTACttcatctcctcctcctcctcccccccccccgacactgggatgaacgtgatgaggttgagcaccatctcCCTCAAGAGAGGATaattgttccgaatccacggaacttctctggactcctcatagaggcttcttgaatccacgggaaagaaagcaaacaaaatagaaaataaattctataaaattcgaaattgattaataaatgaaataaacgagttcacaaccctttaaatagggataccaagcaatgggaaagaaatcagaagcaagctacaactaaaactcctagaattctcaacttactataaatagtaaacttactatttatagatggtcatgatgtctactagcgtgcaaggtttttggccaaaaatagtaagtgtcctatttggcttcaccaaaccattctcttaattattctaagctcttttcacaactcctaaagcccgacgaatgaagagttataatcaactaaaacttactatttatagtaaaaacgaaataaaaatagggaaatgaccgttgATCTCGGGGTATTTCGTAAATatgcgggttggttggctaaagtagctcgttctaccccaaaattatatattttacgcccgataactcatttcggattgtgagatatgcccgatctaaggtccgacagttcggatcacttctgttgtcgaccaggccttttctgatcaatcttggccatgaaactgtccacgactcgctctacatcaatcccctccacttcaaaagaacttgtcttcgagttctcatcctgctctggttTATGCTACTTGGTCAAgcccgcgacgttgaaagtccgtgagatcgccatgtcatcttgaatattaacaacataagcgttgtcattgagcTTTCGAATGATtgagacgggtccaatcttcttattctttaacttgttgtatgtcctgatcgaaaatctctctttgcctCGATGGACTATAATGCGGTCGCCTACCTCAAATACTTTTTGTCGtcaatgcttgtccgcttgtttcttgtacttctcgttcgaggcatgtagcttggtctgcacttccgcATGGATACCCATGATTCTGTCTGcgatatgttctgctgcaatgctcgtgcctgggagcTTGAACAGAGGGACCAACTCAAGTATGTGGTGagacactcgtccgtagataatctagaACGGTGACTTCCctgtcgagtagttcaccttgttgttgaatgcaaactctgcttgagataaagctaaatctcactgcttcgatttttctcctgaaatacagcgaaggaggtttcccaacgtgcgattcacaacctcggtctgcccatcagtctgtaggTGGTAGGTGCTGCTGAATTGAAGCCGTATattgaatcgagtccacaaagtccgccaaaagtgattaatgaacttcgtgtcacgatcaaaagtaatggtcttggggaccccatgtagccgtacaacctccctgaaaaatagattcgccacgtgttgcattgagggtcttcttgcatgggataaagtgcgccatcttggagaaacgatttaccaccacgaacaccgaattcgtgctgcgttgtgttcgtgggagaccaagcatgaagtccatagataaatcctcctaaggactgTCAGACACAGGTAACAGGGTGTAGAGGCttgtattctgagattgccccttggaggtctgacaaacatgacaacgttgtatggCTTTTTCCACAACAcatactaattgcggccagtaataccgttcttccacaagagttcgcgtcttgtctcgccgaAGGTGTCCAACcgggccacctccatgtagctcttgaataatctgctctcttagagaactttgggggatgcacaatcgattccctttaaaGAGGAAactgtcctgtatatgaaggtcactggggtgacctttttgatacttcatccaagaatctttgaagtccccATCCTcgacatacagctccttgagacagttgaacttgaccacctcgttgctcatcgtaaaaagtagtgatgcatgacgactaagtgcatcagccaccttgttctgctgcctcGACTTGTGCTTTAGAAAGAACGTGAATtcttgtaaaaacgcaacccatctatcatgcacacgattcatgttagtttgactattaataaactttaatgcttgatggtcagtgtacagaacaaatTCTCTTTAAATTAGATAATGTTgccaatgtcgcagtgcctgaacaactgcgtacaactcaagctcataagtcgacaacttctttcgagcttcgctgagcttctcgttaTAAAAGGCtatcggcctgccttcctgtgataatactcctccgattccgacgtatgaagcgtcaccctcaacctcaaacagcttgtcgaaattaggaagcaccaaaactggtgttgtagacaaacgatgattgatctcatgaaagctcttgtcagctttatcggtccactggaacagtCTTTTTTTCATACAAtttgttataggcgcgactattaTGCTAAAATTTCGCACGAATCGACCatagaaagtcgtcaacccgtgaaaactccccACTTTATGAATGTTTGTCAGGATTGGCCATTCCCTAATGGCCCGCatcttttcatcatccacacagatgcctgtggacgttataacaaatcctagaaacaacaagTTGtccgttaaaaaactacacttcttcaagttaagatacaactttttaatttgtaGGACTTGTAACACCTGCTTGAGATATTTCTTATGCTCCGTCTCATCCTGACTATATATTAATATAtcattaaaatatactaccataAATCGGCCAATGAACGgctttagaacttgattcatcacacgcataaaagtacttggtgtgttcgataggccgaagggcatgactagccactcatacaacccttccttggtcttgaatgtcgttttccactcatcaccggatcGAATAAGAATATGATGATACCCGCTCCTTAGGTCTAAGTTtaaagaacaccttggccccttctagcatatcgagcatgtcgtcccaTCGTGGTATTGGGAACACACAGgcctaaagtagctcgttctaccccaaaatcatatattttatgcccgataactcattccggattgggAGATACGCCCGAtataaggtccgacggtccaaaTCACTTTTGTCGTTGactaggccttttctgatccatcttggccatgaaactattcgcgacccgctctacgtcacactctctctctctctctctctctctctctctctctctctctccacgaaTTGTGAAATATTTGTTCTTATTGTTGAACCAAACACAACCTTAACCAACAACAGCTTAGGAATTTTAAATTGAAACAAATGTTTAAAACCCAGAGCGGATATCAACCCCATTTTGGCAACTCGGTCCCACCACACATCCAAACCATCGGACCAACTTTGATATGTTTTGGCCTGAAAATCTGCTTAATGTAAAATGCTATGctatagaaaaattttaaaaagaagaagaaaggcttAACAACTACTCTTCCATTAGCATAGGAGTTAGAATATTTGATTTTCTAACTACAATTGTGAAGTTTGAGTTTTGGCTGAGAGTAattgcattttcttttttaacaaaAGAGTTAAAGGCTAAACTGACCAACTTCTAAGGCGAGCCAGCCTCTATTGAGGTCGGGTCTTCTAAAACCATTGTAGAACAAGTTCATTCTACTACTAaagtgtgtagggcccaccgtgatggtggccccacattcACTCCATCCATAAGGTGCACCACTAGGTGAGCCAcatctaggggtgcacatcaaacCGGTAGAACTGTGTAACtggaccggaaccgttggatcagtctggtttggtccggttctagataGGACCGGTTTCGGTTCTGGTTCCAAAAGTTAGAGAACCGTTGAATACGGATCGGTTCTGGTTTAGGGCCCTGTAGAATCGAACCGAACCGTGACCCGAACCATGGatccgaaccgtggatccgaacctTTACTTTaaagtttctttcttcttttaatggTATATTAGAAAGATAATCCATAGCATCAACTTATTTCTTTTGAAACTGAAGCTTAGAGACAACCATGTACAAAGCCATCTTTTATTACCTGAAATAGATCTTCTAGCTCATTTTGGTTGTGTTGCATCGAattccttattcttcttctttttatgccaTCATTTTTATCTGGTCATGGGTAGGTCAAGTTGCTCTCTAATATAAGTTACATAGCAATGGTAATAGCTAACAGAGCTAGATAGTTGTAATGCATCATTGATCTCCTCTTTACTAGTATCATAGTTGTGAGGATTTTCATTGTTTGATCAGTAACATAAACATGGTGCTTTATTTTGCCTTGCGATGCAAGAAAATATTAACCTTCTATGTTGACTTAATGACAAGGATGACTGTGCAATTATAATCTTACAGCCTTGCCTACATGGCTAATGCAAATCTCAGCTCCATAGTTGTTTGACATGTGTGAAATCTAAGCCACTCATCTGGTGTGTCTCACCATGTAGATCCCTTGGCTAGGAAATCTAGCCATCTGCTCATTGGGTATCTAACACAGCACATGGGCGATTAGAAAAATTGACCAACAGTCATTCAACACAGACGTGGGGACCAACCAGCTTGATATTTGTGCCAGAGCTTGCAATGCATGACCTGTGCATCTGTGGCCACCAGGTGGGGCTTGCATATTGAGTCTCTGGGATCTTGCATGTTTGGCAGCAACTGCACTGGCAATGACCCACTCCCTTTTCTCATTGTCTTTCTAATGCTTGATCCTTGTTATACAATGGTTGGGAGGTTTTTCATTAAGCTTTCAATGCATCCCAGTGAAGAAAATGGGGGCAAGAGCTCCAACTGATTGGATAACCCAAAAAggtaaaaaaatcaaaacaatatcTAACTGGGCTAgatttttaaaagcccagaactgtggaaccaattcggaaccgaaccgtttttcacggtctggttccggttcagttctagggtgctaacggtccggttccggttccaatatttgaagaaccgttaggaacggttcggctCCAGTTTCACCCCATAACCGGACCGAACCAACCCGTGTGCACCTCCAGCCACATCTGTATGTCG
Coding sequences:
- the LOC131249437 gene encoding uncharacterized protein LOC131249437 isoform X3; translation: MFQLVKCIYQSVQTQYGYNLSGPFLQNLEEESIWPMLAIESLKALGGPGLLSLGGKYLLRCIFEVGIIFLIITQSRCLVGIFEFGTVFLLHLCRKKTLSFQLIEKKLKRRWRLCVKSLQGNRLTGKIPEVIGLMQALAVFSGLILEFGQKLESLTYLNFSSNNFKGRIPVELGRIINLDTLLLGKELRKRSKREQGAELLDFKTKQNWAPHLTPCVFPNNDFSFIRLLPTLFEEEQGSTNRVIFLLSDCCQP
- the LOC131249437 gene encoding uncharacterized protein LOC131249437 isoform X1; this translates as MFQLVKCIYQSVQTQYGYNLSGPFLQNLEEESIWPMLAIESLKALGGPGLLSLGGKYLLRCIFEVGIIFLIITQSRCLVGIFEFGTVFLLHLCRKKTLSFQLIEKKLKRRWRLCVKSLQGNRLTGKIPEVIGLMQALAVFSGLILEFGQKLESLTYLNFSSNNFKGRIPVELGRIINLDTLKSSLRKVEGAWMRSWSNISQCLKRRSWPWPNNLLMLSIQKRVEKQERELQEAWGGLSLGNSIRPHLSKLEREKAAWKRAEEEEQTRARG
- the LOC131249437 gene encoding LRR receptor-like serine/threonine-protein kinase ER1 isoform X5 gives rise to the protein MLAIESLKALGGPGLLSLGGKYLLRCIFEVGIIFLIITQSRCLVGIFEFGTVFLLHLCRKKTLSFQLIEKKLKRRWRLCVKSLQGNRLTGKIPEVIGLMQALAVFSGLILEFGQKLESLTYLNFSSNNFKGRIPVELGRIINLDTLKSSLRKVEGAWMRSWSNISQCLKRRSWPWPNNLLMLSIQKRVEKQERELQEAWGGLSLGNSIRPHLSKLEREKAAWKRAEEEEQTRARG
- the LOC131249437 gene encoding uncharacterized protein LOC131249437 isoform X4 gives rise to the protein MFQLVKCIYQSVQTQYGYNLSGPFLQNLEEESIWPMLAIESLKALGGPGLLSLGGKYLLRCIFEVGIIFLIITQSRCLVGIFEFGTVFLLHLCRKKTLSFQLIEKKLKRRWRLCVKSLQGNRLTGKIPEVIGLMQALAVFSGLILEFGQKLESLTYLNFSSNNFKGRIPVELGRIINLDTLLLGKELRKRSKREQGAELLDFKTKQLLPTLIEEEQGSTNHVNFFYQIAATFSLKAVDSMGRTE
- the LOC131249437 gene encoding leucine-rich repeat receptor-like tyrosine-protein kinase PXC3 isoform X6, translating into MFQLVKCIYQSVQTQYGYNLSGPFLQNLEEESIWPMLAIESLKALGGPGLLSLGGKYLLRCIFEVGIIFLIITQSRCLVGIFEFGTVFLLHLCRKKTLSFQLIEKKLKRRWRLCVKSLQGNRLTGKIPEVIGLMQALAVFSGLILEFGQKLESLTYLNFSSNNFKGRIPVELGRIINLDTLLLGKELRKRSKREQGAELLDFKTKQLLPTLFEEEQGSTNRVIFLLSDCCQP
- the LOC131249437 gene encoding MDIS1-interacting receptor like kinase 1-like isoform X2 yields the protein MFQLVKCIYQSVQTQYGYNLSGPFLQNLEEESIWPMLAIESLKALGGPGLLSLGGKYLLRCIFEVGIIFLIITQSRCLVGIFEFGTVFLLHLCRKKTLSFQLIEKKLKRRWRLCVKSLQGNRLTGKIPEVIGLMQALAVLNFSSNNFKGRIPVELGRIINLDTLKSSLRKVEGAWMRSWSNISQCLKRRSWPWPNNLLMLSIQKRVEKQERELQEAWGGLSLGNSIRPHLSKLEREKAAWKRAEEEEQTRARG